A single genomic interval of Bradyrhizobium sp. AZCC 1693 harbors:
- a CDS encoding YybH family protein, producing the protein MPEQAKAEEARIKALLEGWADAVRRHDLPAILAHHERDMVMFDLPPPLQCRGIEAYEQTWDLLFRYHKPGTAFDFRELAVTAGADVAFAVAIMWCGPDSSSNPIDKDGFLFRLTVGLRKVDGDWRIAHEHHSVPATD; encoded by the coding sequence ATGCCTGAACAGGCCAAGGCCGAAGAAGCCCGGATCAAAGCCCTTCTCGAGGGCTGGGCGGACGCTGTCCGCCGGCACGATCTTCCCGCCATTCTTGCGCACCACGAGCGGGACATGGTGATGTTCGACTTGCCGCCGCCACTTCAATGCAGGGGCATCGAAGCCTACGAACAGACCTGGGATCTGCTTTTCCGTTACCACAAGCCGGGTACGGCCTTCGACTTTCGAGAACTCGCCGTTACCGCAGGCGCTGACGTCGCCTTCGCGGTCGCCATCATGTGGTGCGGACCTGACTCGTCCAGCAATCCTATAGACAAGGACGGCTTTTTGTTCCGACTGACTGTTGGCCTGCGCAAGGTCGATGGCGACTGGCGCATCGCACATGAGCATCATTCCGTGCCTGCTACGGACTGA
- a CDS encoding EAL domain-containing protein, whose product MSIIPCLLRTEIKVDGSFVKSVNSNSQAATIVRAVLGLGRGLGLPVLAEGVETDAELQFLQDELCDEMQGYLLGRPAAIGSFRNFTHADVVLNAIDDLPLRPAQSA is encoded by the coding sequence ATGAGCATCATTCCGTGCCTGCTACGGACTGAGATCAAGGTCGATGGTTCTTTCGTCAAGTCGGTAAATTCCAACAGTCAGGCCGCTACCATCGTCCGTGCAGTGCTGGGTCTTGGACGTGGCCTTGGTTTGCCCGTGCTCGCGGAAGGCGTTGAGACCGACGCTGAACTGCAATTCCTGCAGGACGAACTGTGTGACGAGATGCAGGGCTATTTGCTCGGACGTCCGGCCGCAATCGGTAGCTTCCGCAACTTCACGCATGCGGATGTTGTATTGAACGCGATCGACGATCTTCCTCTGCGGCCAGCTCAGAGCGCTTGA
- a CDS encoding tyrosine-type recombinase/integrase produces MSTDAVSPLRQRMIEDMNARKLCAGTQRGHISSCKRFAAFVKQSPDTATLEDIRRFQLHLAETGASICNRNRIMTGLRFLFRVTLRRLDLAAEIYHLREPQKIPLVMSQDETRRLLAVAGSLKARLLLSLGYGCGLRAGEVVRLKVKHIDSAQKIIRIEQSKGRKDRNVMLSSKTLDLLRQWWKARPSRHDAQTPVPERWLFPGTRAGKPMTTRQLNRLFHEAADAAGIRKGVTLHALRHSFATHLLEDGTDIRFIQALLGHDKLDTTARYTRVATGMIAAIESPLDRLSQPRKRPRKSRKNPPPA; encoded by the coding sequence ATGAGTACGGATGCTGTCAGCCCGCTGCGCCAGCGCATGATCGAGGACATGAATGCGCGCAAGCTCTGTGCGGGCACGCAGAGAGGCCATATCAGCAGTTGCAAGCGGTTCGCGGCGTTTGTGAAGCAGTCCCCCGACACGGCCACACTTGAGGACATCCGCCGCTTCCAGCTGCACCTGGCCGAGACGGGCGCGAGCATCTGCAACCGCAACCGCATCATGACCGGGTTGCGGTTCTTGTTCCGCGTGACGCTGCGCCGATTGGACCTTGCGGCCGAGATCTATCATCTCCGCGAGCCTCAGAAGATCCCGCTGGTGATGAGCCAGGATGAGACGCGGCGCCTGCTGGCCGTCGCCGGCAGCCTCAAGGCCCGCCTCCTGCTCAGCCTCGGCTATGGCTGCGGGTTGCGCGCCGGCGAGGTGGTGCGGCTCAAGGTCAAGCATATCGACAGCGCGCAGAAGATCATTCGCATCGAGCAGTCCAAGGGGCGCAAGGACCGTAATGTCATGCTGTCGTCAAAGACGCTCGATCTGTTGCGGCAATGGTGGAAGGCGCGCCCATCGCGTCACGATGCGCAAACGCCCGTGCCGGAACGCTGGCTGTTTCCCGGCACCAGGGCCGGCAAGCCCATGACCACCCGCCAGCTCAACCGCCTGTTTCATGAGGCGGCCGATGCGGCCGGGATCAGGAAGGGCGTGACGCTGCACGCGCTGCGCCACAGCTTCGCGACCCACCTGCTGGAGGACGGCACCGATATCAGATTCATCCAGGCGCTGCTGGGTCACGACAAACTGGACACGACGGCGCGCTATACCCGTGTCGCCACCGGCATGATCGCGGCGATCGAAAGCCCGCTCGACCGGCTGTCGCAGCCTCGCAAGAGACCCAGGAAGAGCAGGAAGAACCCGCCGCCGGCGTAA
- a CDS encoding ABC transporter substrate binding protein, whose protein sequence is MSYSSDLADGFRHAGSYVAKILRGIKPGDLPIEQASKFTFVINLKTAKALGIAVPPTLLSFADEVIE, encoded by the coding sequence ATGTCCTATTCAAGTGACCTCGCGGACGGCTTTCGCCATGCGGGCAGCTATGTCGCGAAAATACTTCGCGGTATCAAGCCCGGCGATCTCCCGATCGAGCAGGCGAGCAAGTTTACCTTCGTGATCAACCTCAAGACCGCCAAAGCGCTCGGCATTGCCGTGCCCCCGACATTGCTGTCGTTCGCCGACGAGGTGATCGAATGA
- a CDS encoding PAS domain-containing protein gives MIQLEGDLGATDTLRFFEEKLGAGIWRLDVLTGQMHWSRGFHELLGLNPGTVAPSIEEFNQRVHPDDRPLKRDVGDMLLDGLPLEREFRIIRPNGRLRWVHDQAEILFNEAGEPAKLLGVALDITKNYESLQPLRAGIERHDALIRAVEGLVWTASSDGRITSLPNWKAAGQDGPRLVHGHGWVDLLHEEERDAALKSWSVAVETGRPYKVEHRLLQPDGAYRWFRCSAAPILTLDGSIQEWIGTSIDVHDQKQLEFSAPPSRLTGAQMRAARGILNWSVRRLAEQAGVSSGVVRRLEEYDGALPVSDESLEVFRKVLSDSGVELLFPQIGKPGVRPR, from the coding sequence TTGATCCAGCTCGAGGGCGACCTCGGAGCAACTGATACACTTCGCTTCTTTGAAGAGAAGCTTGGTGCCGGGATTTGGCGTCTAGATGTTTTAACCGGGCAAATGCATTGGTCCCGCGGCTTCCATGAATTACTGGGACTGAATCCCGGCACGGTTGCTCCGTCAATTGAGGAATTCAATCAAAGAGTTCATCCCGACGATCGCCCTTTGAAGCGTGACGTCGGCGACATGCTGCTCGATGGCCTGCCGCTCGAGCGTGAATTTCGCATCATCAGGCCAAATGGCCGGCTCCGCTGGGTCCACGACCAGGCCGAGATATTGTTCAACGAGGCCGGCGAGCCCGCCAAGCTATTAGGCGTTGCGCTCGACATTACCAAGAACTACGAATCGTTGCAGCCACTCAGGGCTGGCATCGAACGCCACGACGCGCTGATTAGGGCGGTAGAAGGTCTGGTGTGGACCGCCAGCTCCGACGGCCGCATCACCTCGCTGCCGAATTGGAAAGCTGCAGGGCAAGACGGTCCGCGGCTGGTTCATGGGCATGGCTGGGTAGACCTGTTGCATGAAGAAGAGCGCGATGCCGCGCTGAAAAGCTGGTCGGTCGCGGTCGAGACCGGACGGCCTTACAAGGTTGAGCATCGCTTGCTGCAACCCGACGGTGCTTACCGGTGGTTCAGGTGCAGTGCTGCGCCGATCCTGACCCTGGACGGCAGCATTCAAGAGTGGATCGGCACGTCCATCGATGTACACGACCAGAAACAGTTGGAATTCTCTGCCCCGCCGTCCAGACTCACCGGCGCTCAAATGCGCGCAGCCAGGGGAATTTTGAACTGGTCCGTCAGGCGGCTTGCCGAGCAGGCGGGCGTGTCGTCGGGCGTGGTGCGGCGGCTTGAAGAATATGACGGCGCTTTGCCGGTGTCCGACGAATCGCTGGAAGTATTCCGCAAAGTACTTTCGGATTCAGGGGTCGAACTGCTGTTTCCGCAAATCGGCAAGCCCGGCGTCCGGCCGCGATAA
- a CDS encoding HAMP domain-containing methyl-accepting chemotaxis protein, with product MPFISGLRIRGRLIAGFAAVCAIIAMAVGYTVFAVDGVSTIVDRMVNRRTPVALASTEMVGNLYSTLATLRGYLLTGDPQGKLNRAAMWKELETTVAAFDDRAVHFTNPENKRKWSETKALLAEFRAAQDKAEAIAFTADALPATKVLLIEAGPRAEVIFSEITRMINEEDALEATSDRKKLLKAMADTRGNFAAATAQLRMYLLSGEKSDKEKFAGPWERFEKGFAAVSAQKGLLTAGQLASFDKVGKARGEFMPLYEKMFGIRESAHWNVPVAILVTEAAPRALKILDLLDGPKGADGTRSGGIKTNQKKMLAEEALAVQTSMSFLATVLWVLLAVGVGAGGIIALFTARSIATPIQVITATMGKLATGDTSVIVAGVERTDEIGQMAGAVQVFKDNMIEADRLRSEQAETEKRSVEQRRADMHRLADQFENAVGEIIETVSSSSTELEAAANTLTKTAEHTQELSTIVAAASEEASANVQSVASASEEMASSVNEISRQVQEAARIAGDAVEQAQKTNDRVNALSQAATRIGDVVELINTIAGQTNLLALNATIEAARAGEAGRGFAVVASEVKALAEQTAKATSEISHQVAGIQTATQDSVAAIKEISGTIGRISEISSTIASAVEEQGAATQEISRNVQQAAQGTTQVASNITDVQRGASETGTASSQVLGSAQSLSLESNRLKLEVGNFLTTVRAA from the coding sequence ATGCCATTCATTTCAGGACTACGTATCCGCGGCCGGCTCATCGCTGGCTTTGCTGCCGTGTGCGCGATCATCGCGATGGCGGTCGGATACACGGTGTTTGCCGTCGACGGAGTCTCCACGATCGTCGATCGCATGGTAAACCGGCGCACGCCGGTAGCACTGGCGAGCACCGAGATGGTCGGCAATCTCTATTCTACGCTGGCGACGCTGCGCGGCTACCTTTTGACCGGCGACCCGCAAGGCAAGCTCAATCGTGCGGCGATGTGGAAGGAACTGGAAACCACCGTGGCCGCCTTCGACGACAGGGCCGTGCACTTCACCAACCCCGAGAACAAGCGCAAATGGTCCGAGACCAAGGCATTACTCGCGGAGTTCCGCGCTGCCCAGGACAAGGCCGAGGCGATCGCCTTCACCGCCGACGCGCTGCCGGCGACCAAGGTCTTGCTGATCGAAGCCGGTCCTCGCGCCGAGGTAATATTTTCGGAGATCACCCGGATGATCAACGAGGAGGACGCCCTGGAGGCAACATCCGACCGGAAGAAATTGCTCAAGGCGATGGCCGATACGCGTGGAAATTTCGCGGCCGCCACGGCCCAGCTTCGCATGTATCTGTTGTCGGGTGAGAAAAGCGACAAAGAGAAATTCGCCGGGCCGTGGGAGCGTTTCGAAAAAGGCTTTGCCGCCGTGAGTGCCCAAAAAGGGCTGCTGACCGCTGGTCAGTTGGCGTCGTTCGACAAAGTCGGCAAGGCGCGGGGAGAATTTATGCCGCTGTACGAAAAGATGTTCGGTATCCGGGAGTCCGCGCATTGGAACGTACCCGTCGCAATTCTCGTCACAGAGGCGGCACCCCGCGCGCTCAAGATTCTCGATTTGCTCGATGGACCCAAGGGCGCCGACGGTACCCGCTCCGGGGGTATCAAGACCAACCAGAAGAAGATGCTCGCCGAAGAGGCGCTCGCGGTACAGACGAGCATGTCGTTCCTGGCGACGGTGCTGTGGGTGCTGCTTGCAGTGGGCGTCGGCGCCGGCGGGATCATTGCACTTTTCACCGCACGGTCGATCGCTACGCCGATCCAGGTTATCACGGCAACGATGGGCAAGCTCGCAACCGGTGACACTTCGGTGATCGTAGCAGGAGTTGAACGCACCGACGAGATTGGCCAAATGGCGGGCGCAGTGCAGGTCTTCAAGGACAATATGATCGAGGCCGACCGGCTGCGCTCCGAGCAGGCGGAAACCGAAAAGCGATCCGTCGAGCAACGCAGGGCTGACATGCACAGGCTCGCCGACCAGTTCGAGAACGCAGTCGGCGAGATCATCGAGACGGTGTCGTCGTCGTCGACCGAACTGGAGGCTGCGGCCAATACGCTGACCAAGACTGCGGAGCATACCCAGGAGCTTTCGACCATAGTCGCCGCCGCTTCTGAGGAAGCATCGGCGAACGTCCAGTCGGTGGCGTCCGCCAGCGAAGAGATGGCCTCCTCGGTCAACGAGATCAGCCGTCAGGTGCAGGAAGCCGCCAGAATTGCCGGCGATGCGGTGGAACAGGCGCAAAAGACCAACGATCGCGTCAATGCGCTGTCCCAGGCGGCAACGCGCATTGGCGATGTAGTCGAACTGATCAACACCATTGCCGGACAGACCAACCTGCTCGCCCTGAACGCAACCATCGAAGCGGCGCGCGCCGGAGAGGCGGGACGCGGCTTTGCGGTGGTCGCATCCGAGGTCAAGGCGCTCGCCGAGCAAACTGCAAAAGCGACCAGCGAGATCAGCCACCAGGTTGCGGGCATCCAGACGGCGACGCAGGACTCAGTGGCAGCGATCAAGGAGATCAGCGGAACGATCGGCCGGATCTCGGAAATCTCATCGACCATTGCATCCGCGGTCGAAGAGCAGGGAGCGGCGACCCAGGAGATCTCCCGCAACGTTCAGCAGGCGGCGCAGGGCACCACGCAGGTTGCCTCGAATATCACCGACGTACAACGCGGCGCGAGCGAAACCGGGACGGCATCATCGCAGGTGCTTGGGTCGGCGCAATCGCTTTCCCTCGAAAGCAACCGCCTCAAGCTAGAGGTTGGCAATTTCCTGACTACGGTGCGGGCGGCCTGA
- a CDS encoding phenylacetate--CoA ligase family protein: MNVIATRSPAVGSLVMSESISSVLLDAHRARRQGLNAIAQRQRARLSEAVAFARANSPYYRELYQGLPERIETSSVLPVANKQELMRHFDDWVTDREVSFAAVRGFVDNPELIGQRLLGQYSVATTSGSTGTPGIFLLDTHNWTVTLAFSLRMIMGWLNASDMLRLLVRGGRAASVLAMGGHYIGATSFAAIRAKRSARRLRALPAQAPLRNLVAELNRYRPALLIGYASVMALLAAEQDAGRLHIQPVLVLPTSEGLSQDGYDRIARAYHAKVRTVYVATECLFMAIGCEHGWYHVNSDWVILEPVDASYRPVPPGEESHTVLVSNLANRVQPILRYDLGDRILQRPDPCPCGNPLPAIRVRGRTADILTFPTERGEKVAVPPLALEIDHVPGVELFQIVQTAPTQLRVRLHPAADADPNQVWRAVHSELTKLLNEHGLGHVSVELAAEPPVPSSAGKCRTVIPLVSSA; this comes from the coding sequence GTGAATGTCATCGCCACGCGCTCGCCTGCTGTGGGTTCACTTGTCATGAGCGAAAGCATCTCATCGGTATTGCTCGATGCGCACCGCGCAAGAAGGCAAGGTCTCAACGCCATCGCGCAGCGACAACGCGCTCGGCTTAGCGAGGCCGTCGCCTTCGCTCGCGCCAACTCGCCCTATTATCGCGAACTCTATCAGGGTCTACCGGAGCGGATTGAGACTTCGTCCGTGCTGCCGGTGGCTAATAAGCAAGAGCTAATGCGTCATTTTGACGACTGGGTCACCGATCGCGAAGTTAGTTTCGCGGCAGTGCGAGGGTTCGTCGATAACCCTGAGCTGATCGGGCAACGTCTCCTTGGCCAGTATTCCGTGGCAACCACTTCGGGCAGCACCGGGACACCTGGAATATTTCTGTTGGACACACACAATTGGACGGTCACACTCGCTTTTTCGCTGCGCATGATAATGGGCTGGCTTAACGCCAGCGACATGCTTCGTCTCCTCGTCCGCGGCGGCCGCGCGGCGTCGGTGCTGGCGATGGGCGGCCATTACATCGGCGCAACCAGCTTTGCTGCAATCCGCGCAAAACGGTCGGCCCGACGATTACGGGCGCTTCCGGCGCAGGCGCCGTTGCGCAATCTGGTCGCCGAACTCAATCGGTACCGCCCGGCTCTGCTCATCGGATACGCCAGCGTCATGGCACTATTGGCCGCCGAGCAGGATGCCGGTCGCCTGCATATTCAGCCGGTGCTGGTTCTTCCGACTTCGGAAGGGCTTTCGCAGGACGGATACGACCGGATCGCCAGGGCATACCACGCCAAGGTCCGGACCGTTTACGTCGCGACGGAATGCCTGTTCATGGCCATCGGCTGTGAACACGGTTGGTATCATGTCAACAGCGATTGGGTGATTCTCGAACCCGTCGATGCGAGCTATCGGCCGGTTCCGCCCGGCGAGGAGTCGCATACGGTCCTCGTGAGCAACCTCGCCAATCGCGTGCAGCCGATCCTCCGCTACGATCTAGGCGACCGCATCCTGCAACGACCTGATCCTTGTCCTTGCGGCAACCCGCTTCCGGCGATCCGCGTGCGGGGCCGCACTGCCGACATCCTCACCTTCCCAACCGAACGCGGAGAGAAAGTCGCAGTGCCACCGCTCGCGCTTGAGATCGATCATGTACCCGGTGTGGAGTTGTTTCAGATAGTGCAGACTGCGCCAACACAATTGCGGGTTCGCCTACATCCCGCAGCCGACGCTGACCCAAACCAGGTTTGGCGGGCGGTGCATTCCGAATTGACCAAGCTGTTGAATGAGCATGGGCTTGGTCACGTGTCTGTTGAGTTGGCCGCCGAACCGCCAGTTCCATCTTCCGCCGGAAAGTGCCGCACCGTCATCCCACTGGTTTCGAGCGCTTGA
- a CDS encoding IS91 family transposase, with protein MSRPALEVADILRDHGAAWRRANAGHVSLGQLKVMSAIERCRTAALGGHVARCENETCAHTVIAYNSCRNRHCPKCQGAAAREWLAEREADLLPVPYFHVVYTLPAQIADIAYQNKAVIYDLLFKASAETTLTIAADPKHLGARIGFMSVLHTWGSALTHHPHVHMVVPGGGLSPDGSKWIACRPRYFLTVQVLSALFRRLFLEMLVAAHHAGRLQFFGEHARLADKAAFAAYLTPLREINWVVYAKEPFAGPRQVLRYLSRYTHRIAISNRRLLSADENGVTFKYKDYRIEGPARYKAMTLATDEFIRRFLIHVLPKGFHRIRHYGLLANGARAANIAHARQLLAQPARPKEPETPEAAINEPRVLPRPCPCCGARMIVIETFERGCEPKHRPTPAPAPIRIDTS; from the coding sequence GTGTCGCGTCCAGCGCTGGAGGTCGCGGATATCTTGCGCGACCACGGGGCGGCGTGGCGGCGCGCCAATGCGGGCCACGTCAGTCTCGGCCAGCTGAAAGTCATGAGTGCGATCGAGCGCTGCCGCACGGCGGCGCTCGGCGGCCATGTGGCGCGCTGCGAGAACGAGACCTGCGCCCACACCGTCATCGCCTACAACAGCTGCCGCAACCGGCACTGCCCCAAGTGCCAGGGCGCTGCGGCCCGCGAGTGGCTGGCCGAGCGCGAGGCCGATCTCCTGCCGGTGCCGTACTTTCATGTGGTGTACACGCTGCCGGCGCAGATCGCCGACATCGCCTATCAGAACAAGGCGGTGATCTACGACCTGCTGTTCAAAGCCTCGGCGGAGACCACGCTCACGATCGCGGCCGATCCCAAGCATCTCGGCGCTCGCATCGGCTTCATGTCGGTGCTGCACACATGGGGTTCCGCGCTGACGCATCACCCGCATGTCCACATGGTCGTGCCGGGTGGTGGCCTGTCGCCGGACGGATCGAAGTGGATCGCGTGCCGACCACGCTATTTTTTGACCGTGCAGGTTCTCTCGGCGTTGTTCCGCAGGCTGTTTCTGGAGATGCTGGTCGCGGCTCACCACGCCGGCCGCCTGCAGTTCTTCGGCGAGCATGCGCGGCTCGCCGATAAGGCTGCATTCGCTGCCTATCTGACGCCACTGCGCGAGATCAATTGGGTGGTCTACGCCAAAGAGCCGTTCGCCGGGCCCAGGCAGGTGTTGCGCTATCTGTCGCGCTACACCCACCGCATCGCGATCTCCAATCGCCGGCTGCTGTCCGCCGACGAGAACGGTGTCACCTTCAAGTACAAGGACTATCGGATCGAGGGGCCCGCCCGCTACAAGGCGATGACGCTGGCGACCGACGAGTTCATCCGGCGCTTCCTGATCCACGTGCTGCCGAAGGGCTTCCATCGCATCCGACACTATGGCCTGCTCGCCAACGGCGCCCGAGCCGCAAACATTGCGCACGCGCGCCAGCTGCTCGCTCAGCCGGCGCGCCCTAAAGAACCCGAGACGCCCGAAGCCGCGATCAACGAACCCCGCGTGCTGCCGCGTCCATGCCCGTGCTGCGGCGCCCGCATGATCGTCATCGAGACTTTTGAGCGCGGCTGCGAGCCGAAGCACCGCCCCACACCGGCGCCGGCGCCGATCAGGATCGACACATCATGA